A region of Candidatus Eremiobacterota bacterium DNA encodes the following proteins:
- a CDS encoding beta-lactamase family protein has protein sequence MQRRRFIASSAAALGAASAPARIRAAAPALLSAAQRAPIEDAVGKAMAASGTRGVSVTVARAGEVVYAKGFGVRDVQGPLPVDPATIFAIGSITKQFTAAAIMLLAREHRLSLDEKAAAYVPLAPHATEYTVRQLLQQTTGLANYTSVPGFLTSVAESRTITPEGILALIARAPLGFTPGTRFEYSNTNYVVLGTIIEALARVPYGRFVHERIAQPLGLTHLTFGPPPAGSDLARGYEPQTGATAVTPWTPQATYAAGGIYAAPADLVRWDEAFFGGRLLDAATVRAMTTPPQLPGGAHTDYAMGWVRQELDGHPTIWHNGGVIGAHTRNSYFPEQRIEVLVFANSAGFDETRVIREAFRALVPPTEAQLAAERARETQPAPGEDSAITTAARAEYERWRAGKVDLSRYNATARAAFTDATVQQVAAGLSALGAPTAFVFGGKQSLPGNAGTAYIYRVSTPNGAVQYVYALDAEGKIAAISFRPEP, from the coding sequence ATGCAGCGCCGCCGTTTCATCGCCTCGTCCGCCGCCGCGCTCGGCGCGGCCTCCGCGCCCGCCCGCATCCGCGCGGCCGCGCCGGCGCTGCTCTCGGCAGCGCAGCGCGCGCCGATCGAAGACGCCGTCGGGAAGGCGATGGCGGCGAGCGGGACGCGCGGCGTGAGCGTCACCGTCGCGCGCGCGGGCGAGGTGGTCTACGCGAAGGGATTCGGCGTGCGCGACGTGCAGGGGCCGCTGCCGGTCGACCCCGCGACGATCTTTGCGATCGGCTCGATAACCAAGCAGTTCACCGCCGCGGCGATCATGCTGCTGGCGCGCGAGCACCGGCTGAGCCTCGACGAGAAAGCCGCCGCGTACGTCCCGCTCGCGCCGCACGCGACCGAGTACACGGTGCGGCAGCTGCTGCAGCAAACGACGGGGCTCGCGAACTACACCTCGGTCCCCGGCTTTCTCACCAGCGTCGCGGAGTCGCGCACGATCACGCCGGAAGGCATTCTCGCGCTGATCGCGCGCGCACCGCTCGGGTTCACGCCCGGCACGCGCTTCGAGTACAGCAACACCAACTACGTCGTCCTCGGCACCATTATCGAAGCGCTCGCGCGCGTGCCGTACGGCCGCTTCGTGCACGAGCGCATCGCGCAGCCGCTCGGCCTCACGCACCTTACGTTCGGGCCGCCGCCGGCCGGCAGCGACCTCGCGCGCGGCTACGAGCCGCAGACCGGTGCGACCGCGGTGACGCCGTGGACGCCGCAGGCGACGTACGCCGCGGGTGGGATCTACGCAGCACCTGCGGATCTCGTGCGCTGGGACGAAGCGTTCTTCGGCGGCCGTTTGCTCGATGCCGCCACCGTGCGCGCGATGACGACGCCGCCGCAGCTCCCCGGCGGCGCGCACACCGACTACGCGATGGGTTGGGTGCGGCAAGAGCTCGACGGCCATCCGACGATCTGGCACAACGGCGGCGTGATCGGCGCGCACACGCGCAACTCCTACTTTCCCGAGCAGCGCATCGAAGTGCTCGTGTTCGCCAACTCCGCCGGATTCGACGAGACCCGCGTCATCCGCGAAGCCTTCCGCGCGCTCGTTCCGCCCACGGAGGCACAGCTCGCCGCGGAGCGCGCCCGCGAGACGCAGCCCGCGCCCGGCGAAGATTCCGCGATCACCACCGCCGCGCGCGCGGAGTACGAGCGCTGGCGCGCCGGCAAGGTCGACCTGTCGCGCTACAACGCGACCGCGCGCGCGGCGTTCACCGATGCCACCGTGCAGCAGGTCGCCGCCGGCCTGTCCGCGCTCGGCGCCCCGACCGCGTTCGTGTTCGGCGGAAAGCAGTCGCTCCCGGGGAACGCCGGAACCGCGTACATCTATCGCGTCAGCACGCCGAACGGCGCCGTCCAG
- the upp gene encoding uracil phosphoribosyltransferase, which translates to MPSARSPLIVDHPAVQDRLARLRDSTTPTPVFRRLVEELGQLLAYEATRELPMTELELQTPVALAKVHRIATRPVVAPILRAGLGLLPGFLAVVDDAVVAHLGFYRDPKTLAAIPYYANLPDDLASRDVFVLDPMLATGHSGSAALATLAQRGAKTPVFVCIIAAPEGIATLTREHPGVRIVTAAVDERLNDHGYIVPGLGDAGDRMFGSTSSVPVRTSSA; encoded by the coding sequence GTGCCGTCTGCGCGCTCGCCGCTGATCGTCGACCACCCCGCGGTTCAGGACCGTCTCGCGCGGCTGCGCGACTCGACGACGCCGACGCCGGTCTTCCGCCGGCTGGTCGAAGAGCTCGGCCAGCTGCTGGCGTACGAGGCGACGCGCGAGTTGCCGATGACCGAGCTCGAGCTGCAAACGCCGGTCGCGCTGGCGAAGGTGCACCGCATCGCGACGCGCCCGGTCGTCGCGCCGATCCTGCGCGCGGGTCTTGGTTTGCTGCCCGGGTTTCTCGCCGTCGTCGACGACGCGGTCGTCGCGCACCTCGGTTTCTACCGCGACCCGAAGACCCTCGCCGCGATCCCGTACTACGCGAACCTGCCCGACGATCTTGCATCGCGCGACGTCTTCGTCCTCGACCCCATGCTCGCCACCGGCCACTCCGGCTCGGCGGCGCTCGCGACGCTCGCGCAGCGCGGCGCAAAGACGCCGGTATTCGTTTGCATCATCGCCGCTCCCGAAGGCATCGCGACGCTGACGCGCGAGCACCCCGGCGTGCGCATCGTCACCGCCGCCGTCGACGAGCGCCTGAACGATCACGGCTACATCGTCCCCGGCCTCGGCGACGCCGGCGATCGCATGTTCGGCTCGACGAGCTCCGTCCCGGTACGTACCTCCTCCGCCTGA